In Puntigrus tetrazona isolate hp1 chromosome 23, ASM1883169v1, whole genome shotgun sequence, the DNA window ATTGAAAAGTAggtgaaaaaatgtatatcaatatatcaatgaatataaacatgtaaCCACAATAggttaataataacaatagcctaataataataataaaggcaaTCAGCTAATAGAatggataaaaatgttttcttctattttattttatgtattttatgtaatatttattcatgataaaCTTCATTTGAATGCTGTCTACATCACACACAATTCTTCCTAATTTGCCACTACATTGCCAAGCAGCAACCTCCCGGTTTTTCTTGTGATTCAAGCTGCAATTCATCGAATGTTAAAATGCTCCACTTTACAGCCTTTATTTACAGCCTTTAACTGTGACTTCTCTCCTTAGTTTTGAtattataaaacactttcaGTTTTCTTTCTCCATAAACATTTCTGGACATATCTATATTGATTAGTAACGAAATAGACCTGTTTTTCACTAAAAATCGAATTTGGAAGTATATACAACTTTGTAAAGAAAATCATTCCACCCAAAAAAATCCAGTTTCTGTTTGAGTACATAGTAAAGAACACTCAGTTGTTGCTTGTTCTTTTCCTAAAATTCtgtaaattcattcattcttgaGAAAAGTTGAGAATTTAAATGATCTAGACTTAAAATTCAAGTTCTGCTGTTTATAATGATATATGGGACAATAATGCTGACTGCTAGGATCtgaaaaaactaagaaaactGCAGGTGTGTCAGGCACCCAAAAAATGCTCATGGCTTTAAGGGTTAAAGGAGTTTAACATACAGTggcaacataaacacaaaaacttcTGCACAGCACTGCATATTTTCTATCTTAGATTTTAGTTTCACATactttcacaatgtttttttctgtttgttgttCTGCTTTTCTGTTGCTGTTTCTCCAGTGACGAACGCAACGATCTAGTGAAATCTGTGAATCATCTAACCACTTCCTTAGTGGAGATCAACATCATACAACAAAGAATAAAAGACACTCACAAAACATGCATGAAGAACAAATATGAGACCTTATTTGAAGGAATCACACAAAAGAATCAAACCCTTCTGAACAGgatctacacagagctctacATCATAGAAGGAGAGAGTGAAGGAGTCAATGAAGAACATGAGATTGTACAGATTGAGAAAAATCCCAAAACACAGCCCTCACAAGACACTCCAATCCTTtgcaatgatatatttaaacCATTGCATCATTCAGGatgtgagggaaaaaaacaaataaaggctgttcttactaaaggcattgctggaattggaaaaacggtctctgtgcagaagttcattctggaTTGGGCCgagggaaaagccaatcaggatgtagatttcatgtttgtgcttccatttcgagagctgaacttgattGAAGAGCATCAGTACAGTCTTCACAGACTATTGCTGGACTTTTATCCTGAACTTCATGATCTGGATTCAGAGATTTATGAGGAGTGtaaagttgtgttcatctttgatggtctggacgaAAGCAGAATTGCAATGAACTTTTCAGACACTGAGAAAGCTTCTGATGTTACTGAGATTTCATCTGTCAGTGTGTTGATAACAAACCTCATAAAAGGAGATCTTCTTCCTTGTTCTcacatctggatcacctccagacctgCAGCAGCCAAACGGATCCCCTCCCAATACATCAACCGCTTGACAGAAATACAGGGATTCAATGAGTCTCAGAAGGaagaatattttaagaaaagaatCAGTGATGAACATCAAGCCAGCAGAATCATCTCCCATATCAAAAGATCAAGAAGCctctacatcatgtgccacatccctgtcttctgctggatcttaGCCACTGTGCTTCAAAACCACCTGAACCACAATGACAGTGCAGAAATCCCCAAAACTCTtactgaaatgtacatccaTTTCCTGCTAAGTCAAATTAATACAAGGAATCAGAAATATGAAGAGAAGGATTCAGAGAAGATCCTAAAGTCAAATAGAGAAATGATTGTGAAACTTGCTGAACTAGCTTTCAAACAGTTGATGAAGGGCAATGTGATGTTCTATGAGGAGGACCTGATTGAGAGCGGCATAGATGTCACTGATGCCtcagtgtattctgggatttgCACTGAGATCTTCAAGGAGGAATCTGTCATTCATCAGAGAAAGGTCTATAGCTTCATACATCTGAGCTTTCAGGAGTTTCTTGCGGCTTTCTGTGTGTTcttctcccatgtagtccagaACACAAGATTACTGCAGTTATTTTTGGGTCATAATTATGAAAGGTACAGGTCTGAGTACAAATCTCTGTGTGAACTACTAAAAACAGCTGTTTATAAAACCCTTGAGAGTGAAAATGGACAACTAGATCTTTTCATCAGATTCCTCCTAGGCATCTCACTGGagtccaatcagagactcttTGAAGATTTATTGATAGGAACAGTGAACAGCTCGGAGagcattacaaatattacacagtacattaaagacaaaattaaagATGGACGTAATCTCTTTGCTAGAAAATCTATTATATTGCTCCTCTGTCTGCTTGAAATGAAGGATCAGACTCTGTACAGAGAGATTCAGGACTTTGTGAAATCAGACAAACACTCAAAGAATAAACTCTCTCCTGCTCACTGCTCAGCAATAGCTTACATGCTTCAAATGTCAGAGGAGGTTCTGGATGAGCTCGACCTTAAGAAATACAACACAACAGATGAGGGTAGAAGACGACTTTTACCAGCTGTGAGCAACTGCAGAAAAGGCTATGTGAGTATTGATATGATgttattcaatattatttaaactatttattttccaGTTCAGGTAAACCATATCTACATAGCTACTAAGTCTGTGGTATTGTGTTGTTTACACAATGTTCCTTCTGCAGATGCTTGAGAGAAGCAGTGTTAGCAATGAAAAACTACCAGTAGGTTCTACAAAGAAATTATAGTGTAAACTATATTAAGCTTAATACACCCCCCTAAGTTCTGCCTTGTCTATGAATCATAAGCAGTGTCTCAGGACAAGCTGTTTTcagaatctttaaaataaagcgaCATTGTATAAACCTTATTCATGACTGCTGATGGACTTATTAGAATGGTCATACACATTCCTCAATGTTAATCTTCACACTACAtttaacttacatttaaaagcagaatttaAGTTTGAAATGTCAAGGACTCAGGAGTGATTTTCTGTCATATTAACAGCATAGACAGGTATTTTCCCCCAGCTGTTAACAGTGTATGTATTTCACAGGTTCAGCTCATTAAGACATGAAAGAGAACTTAGTTTAATACTTCCATCCGACCGCCACTCTATGTTCACATGGTTTGGATAGTTTAAATCAGAACCATAAATCAGTCTGTAAGTTTTAAACCTGACCCTAACACTTTGTCGCCATATCTGTTGGTGTCAATCGTTCATGTTggtcaaaatacacaaacaaactcatTGTGAAATTTTTTGTCAGCCATCACAGACATTCACGTTTAGATGAGATTAGTTTCTCAGAGGATCACTAAGATTACCgccaaaatttttttaatttactttggAATTACTACAGAAGTTGGAATAGGGTTTAAAGTAATCACGAACTCTCTCTGTGGTTCTGTGAGATCCacttacaatatttttacaattttaacataaaaaacataataataaaatgcttcgTTTGAATAGGCGTGGTGGATTGTAGACTCAGAAGTAAACAACcactgctctgattggctaataGTTTTGTCCTGGTATGTTTGACAAGTTTATGTTCCTTTGATATGCCCTCGCTATGTAGCTGCCTTCAGGTCATCTAGATCAATGTTGATTGGAGCgtaaatgttttcatgttaCAGCACATTAGTCATCAGGTAATTGCTAATTATGTTAATTGTTTTATCTTCTACCTCTGTTGTAGACTTGCAGGCTGTAACCTCACTGCTGAGTGCTGTGACATTGTGTTCTCAATTCTACAATCACCGGACTCTCTTCTGAGAGAGCTAGACCTGACTAACAATAACCTGCAGGATAGAGAGAACAGTCCACAGAGTCAACTGGAGaggtttgttatttttgaaaataatgtacTGATGATGCAATAAATTGACATCAACTTCATGCTTTCAAAATTTTGTACACTTGTACAATTTTACAAAACTTTACAAAGCACTAacaaaaccagatgaatatattgGGTTCAAAAGGTAGATGCCCCGAGGGAAGAATATTTTTCTATGTTTGGCTGATTGGTGCTCATGGTGGTGATTGCCCCACTTCAGGTCCTGAGAGATGGTGGTGCCCAGGAACATAAATGGCTTCACTGTTGTTAAAGTATTGTCCATGTTATTGAATAAGGGGAACGCAGGAGTGTTTCTCCTGAAGTCTTctatcatctccactgttttaGCATGTTAAGCTCCAGGTTGCTGTGACTGCACCAGGCAATTCTTTAACCTCTTCTCACATCATCTTCACTGATCTTAAGTACAGGTGTGGGGGTTACCTGGAGGTGTTAAGAGTTGTGCAGAGATATGTTTAAAAGCAGGTGTGGGGTGTAAGACCGGGTTTGAACCTCCAATAAAACTGCAActtgtagtatttttattttttttaggccTTTCCATGCTGATGCCATGTCATTGGAAGATAACTGATACTCTagctttttagtatttttagcttttttactttttcttagCCACTCTGATCTCTACTCTGATTGTTTGTGAATCTCGTCTGAGTGTACAAGATAATGTGAGCTTGTCCAGATTCAAACGGTAAAACACTTCAATCACTGCAGTCTAAAAAGGCTTGTAATGCCTGCTCTGTTTCATTAGTTTATCTCTTTACAGTCCAGAGGTTTATCTGTTTACAGTCAATCAGTAATCAGTGAGTCCCAAAGCTGCTCTAGTAAACACTTACAACAATAAATAGGAATAGAAATGCTTACAGTTGATAAAAAGCAATTTTAGCACTGTACAACACATTTTATTGATGCAAAAGCATGTTCCTTTGCCACACATTTTTGCCTGCTGATTCTGCATCGCATCTGCATTTTGTTGGAGTGG includes these proteins:
- the LOC122328881 gene encoding NACHT, LRR and PYD domains-containing protein 3-like; this translates as MSADEEDVQREHQRAPYLESSCEMSVTSDPRRRQTAASPASSCVSMKCNESVGHPPDFCNETVTSHPVDERNDLVKSVNHLTTSLVEINIIQQRIKDTHKTCMKNKYETLFEGITQKNQTLLNRIYTELYIIEGESEGVNEEHEIVQIEKNPKTQPSQDTPILCNDIFKPLHHSGCEGKKQIKAVLTKGIAGIGKTVSVQKFILDWAEGKANQDVDFMFVLPFRELNLIEEHQYSLHRLLLDFYPELHDLDSEIYEECKVVFIFDGLDESRIAMNFSDTEKASDVTEISSVSVLITNLIKGDLLPCSHIWITSRPAAAKRIPSQYINRLTEIQGFNESQKEEYFKKRISDEHQASRIISHIKRSRSLYIMCHIPVFCWILATVLQNHLNHNDSAEIPKTLTEMYIHFLLSQINTRNQKYEEKDSEKILKSNREMIVKLAELAFKQLMKGNVMFYEEDLIESGIDVTDASVYSGICTEIFKEESVIHQRKVYSFIHLSFQEFLAAFCVFFSHVVQNTRLLQLFLGHNYERYRSEYKSLCELLKTAVYKTLESENGQLDLFIRFLLGISLESNQRLFEDLLIGTVNSSESITNITQYIKDKIKDGRNLFARKSIILLLCLLEMKDQTLYREIQDFVKSDKHSKNKLSPAHCSAIAYMLQMSEEVLDELDLKKYNTTDEGRRRLLPAVSNCRKGYVSCNLTAECCDIVFSILQSPDSLLRELDLTNNNLQDRENSPQSQLERGACCNHTDDCCKSAPSVLQLTDPLLGKLDLQESGENGPQCQLMKLRLAIFKYLHKSFEDFTFSSQPSNYLQREPYNNDQQYSGMELLFAGLTNPYCKLQILRLAICNLTDQSCKGLASALQSSDSSLRELDLSNNDLHNSGVNILCFGLQRPNCTLEILRLSGCMVTVEGCCYLASALRSNPSHLRELDLSYNHPGDSGVKLLSDLLEDPGCNLDKLNVGHVGELMITAGLHKYACDLTLDPNTANVHLCLSEENRKVTRLEEQQSYPDHPDRFDFFPQVVCRESLTGRCYWEVKWSGWRGAVISVAYKEMSRKGGSDDCRFGFNEKSWSLDCSDDIFTVWHNKLSTDIPVPHSSKRVGVYLDWEDGTLSFYSVSKTHTLTHLHTFYSTFTEPLCAGFRVFTDSSVSLCQMC